The following proteins are encoded in a genomic region of Bernardetia sp. MNP-M8:
- a CDS encoding FkbM family methyltransferase, whose protein sequence is MKQKLVRSIKSFINKLGYHIDKIDRNSLTMIGGLERSSKHTSPKSFIDVGASDGRWTELAMQFFPNSHYLLVEAQEGHRKDLEHFQLKNPNISICMAAAGDAEGEIYFDASDLHAGLASKEKLEKNCITVPVTTIDLQVEKHKLQPPFCIKLDTHGFEIPILEGATKTLEKADLLIIEVYNFQIVKNDEDNSQNSLRFYELCQYLDNKGFYPADLVDIMRRKKDDMLWQMDMFFYRKENKVFESNEYE, encoded by the coding sequence TTGAAACAGAAATTAGTACGCTCTATCAAATCTTTTATCAATAAATTAGGGTATCATATTGATAAAATAGACCGAAATTCACTTACTATGATTGGTGGATTAGAACGCAGTTCAAAACATACTTCGCCAAAAAGTTTTATAGATGTAGGAGCATCTGATGGAAGATGGACAGAACTAGCCATGCAATTCTTTCCAAACTCACACTATTTGCTTGTTGAGGCGCAAGAAGGACACCGTAAGGATTTAGAGCATTTTCAATTAAAAAATCCAAACATTTCAATTTGTATGGCTGCAGCTGGAGATGCTGAGGGAGAAATTTATTTTGATGCTTCTGACCTTCATGCAGGGTTGGCTTCTAAAGAAAAACTAGAGAAAAACTGTATTACTGTTCCTGTTACGACGATAGATTTGCAAGTAGAAAAGCATAAATTACAACCTCCTTTTTGTATAAAATTAGATACACACGGTTTTGAGATTCCAATTTTAGAAGGAGCGACCAAGACATTAGAAAAAGCTGATTTATTAATAATTGAAGTATATAATTTTCAGATTGTCAAAAATGATGAAGATAACTCACAGAATAGCCTTCGTTTTTATGAATTGTGTCAATATTTGGATAACAAAGGCTTTTACCCTGCTGATTTGGTGGATATCATGAGAAGAAAAAAAGATGATATGCTTTGGCAAATGGATATGTTTTTTTATAGAAAAGAAAATAAGGTTTTTGAGAGTAATGAGTATGAGTAA